In one window of Mus pahari chromosome 3, PAHARI_EIJ_v1.1, whole genome shotgun sequence DNA:
- the Stau1 gene encoding double-stranded RNA-binding protein Staufen homolog 1 isoform X2 gives MYKPVDPHSRMQSTYSYGMRGGAYPPRYFYPFPVPPLLYQVELSVGGQQFNGKGKMRPPVKHDATGRALRTLQSEPLPERLEVNGRESEEENLNKSEISQVFEIALKRNLPVNFEVARESGPAHMKNFVTRVSVGEFVGEGEGKSKKISKKNAARAVLEQLRRLPPLPAVERVKPRIKKKSQPTCKLQTAPDYGQGMNPISRLAQIQQAKKEKEPEYMLLTERGLPRRREFVMQVKVGHHTAEGVGTNKKVAKRNAAENMLEILGFKVPQAQPAKPALKSEEKTPVKKPGDGRKVTFFEPSPGDENGTSNKEDEFRMPYLSHQQLPAGILPMVPEVAQAVGVSQGHHTKDFTRAAPNPAKATVTAMIARELLYGGTSPTAETILKSNISSGHVPHGPRTRPSEQLYYLSRAQGFQVEYKDFPKNNKNECVSLINCSSQPPLVSHGIGKDVESCHDMAALNILKLLSELDQQSTEMPRTGNGPVSACGRC, from the exons ATGTATAAGCCTGTGGACCCCCACTCTCGGATGCAGTCCACCTACAGCTATGGCATGCGTGGAGGTGCCTACCCCCCCAG ATACTTTTACCCATTTCCAGTCCCACCTTTACTCTACCAAGTTGAGCTCTCCGTGGGCGGACAGCAGTTTAACGGGAAAGGAAAGATGAGACCACCCGTAAAACACGATGCCACTGGCCGAGCGCTGAGAACTCTGCAGAGTGAGCCCCTGCCAGAGAGGCTGGAG GTAAATGGAAGAGAATCAGAGGAAGAAAACCTCAATAAATCGGAAATAAGCCAAGTGTTTGAAATTGCGCTGAAGCGgaatttgcctgtgaattttgaG GTGGCCCGGGAGAGTGGCCCAGCACACATGAAGAACTTTGTGACCAGGGTTTCAGTTGGGGAATTtgtaggggaaggagaagggaaaagcaaGAAGATCTCCAAGAAGAATGCGGCAAGGGCTGTGCTGGAGCAGCTGAGGAGGCTGCCACCTCTCCCTGCTGTGGAGCGAGTGAAGCCAAGAATCAAGAAGAAAAGTCAGCCCACTTGCAAG ctgCAGACAGCCCCGGATTATGGCCAAGGGATGAATCCTATTAGTAGACTGGCACAGATCCAGCAGGCaaaaaaggagaaggagccagagtaCATGCTCCTTACAGAGCGAGGTCTTCCACGTCGCAGGGAGTTTGTGATGCAG GTAAAGGTTGGGCATCACACTGCAGAAGGAGTGGGTACCAATAAGAAGGTGGCCAAGCGTAATGCTGCTGAGAACATGCTGGAGATCCTGGGGTTCAAAGTTCCCCAGGCGCAGCCTGCCAAGCCAGCACTCAAATCAGAAGAGAAG actcCAGTAAAGAAAccaggagatggaaggaaagtaACGTTTTTTGAACCTAGCCCTGGGGATGAAAATGGAACTA GTAATAAGGAGGACGAGTTCAGGATGCCTTATCTTAGCCATCAGCAGCTGCCAGCTGGAATCCTCCCCATGGTGCCAGAAGTCGCCCAGGCTGTCGGGGTTAGTCAAGGACACCACACCAAAGATTTCACCAGGGCAGCTCCAAATCCTGCCAAGGCAACGGTAACTGCCATGATAGCCCGAGAGTTGTTGTACGGGGGCACCTCGCCCACAGCCGAGACCATTTTAAAGAGTAACATCTCTTCAGGCCACGTACCCCATGGACCTCGCACAAGACCCTCTGAGCAACTGTACTACCTTTCCAGAGCCCAGGGATTCCAG GTTGAATACAAAGACTTTCCCAAGAACAACAAGAACGAGTGTGTATCTCTCATCAACTGCTCCTCACAGCCACCTCTCGTCAGTCATGgcattggcaaggatgtggagtcCTGTCATGATATG GCTGCACTGAACATTTTAAAGCTGCTGTCTGAGTTGGACCAACAGAGCACTGAGATGCCAAGAACAGGAAACGGACCAGTTTCAGC GTGCGGGAGGTGCTGA
- the Stau1 gene encoding double-stranded RNA-binding protein Staufen homolog 1 isoform X1 has protein sequence MYKPVDPHSRMQSTYSYGMRGGAYPPRYFYPFPVPPLLYQVELSVGGQQFNGKGKMRPPVKHDATGRALRTLQSEPLPERLEVNGRESEEENLNKSEISQVFEIALKRNLPVNFESFLLTQVARESGPAHMKNFVTRVSVGEFVGEGEGKSKKISKKNAARAVLEQLRRLPPLPAVERVKPRIKKKSQPTCKLQTAPDYGQGMNPISRLAQIQQAKKEKEPEYMLLTERGLPRRREFVMQVKVGHHTAEGVGTNKKVAKRNAAENMLEILGFKVPQAQPAKPALKSEEKTPVKKPGDGRKVTFFEPSPGDENGTSNKEDEFRMPYLSHQQLPAGILPMVPEVAQAVGVSQGHHTKDFTRAAPNPAKATVTAMIARELLYGGTSPTAETILKSNISSGHVPHGPRTRPSEQLYYLSRAQGFQVEYKDFPKNNKNECVSLINCSSQPPLVSHGIGKDVESCHDMAALNILKLLSELDQQSTEMPRTGNGPVSACGRC, from the exons ATGTATAAGCCTGTGGACCCCCACTCTCGGATGCAGTCCACCTACAGCTATGGCATGCGTGGAGGTGCCTACCCCCCCAG ATACTTTTACCCATTTCCAGTCCCACCTTTACTCTACCAAGTTGAGCTCTCCGTGGGCGGACAGCAGTTTAACGGGAAAGGAAAGATGAGACCACCCGTAAAACACGATGCCACTGGCCGAGCGCTGAGAACTCTGCAGAGTGAGCCCCTGCCAGAGAGGCTGGAG GTAAATGGAAGAGAATCAGAGGAAGAAAACCTCAATAAATCGGAAATAAGCCAAGTGTTTGAAATTGCGCTGAAGCGgaatttgcctgtgaattttgaG TCTTTCCTTCTGACACAGGTGGCCCGGGAGAGTGGCCCAGCACACATGAAGAACTTTGTGACCAGGGTTTCAGTTGGGGAATTtgtaggggaaggagaagggaaaagcaaGAAGATCTCCAAGAAGAATGCGGCAAGGGCTGTGCTGGAGCAGCTGAGGAGGCTGCCACCTCTCCCTGCTGTGGAGCGAGTGAAGCCAAGAATCAAGAAGAAAAGTCAGCCCACTTGCAAG ctgCAGACAGCCCCGGATTATGGCCAAGGGATGAATCCTATTAGTAGACTGGCACAGATCCAGCAGGCaaaaaaggagaaggagccagagtaCATGCTCCTTACAGAGCGAGGTCTTCCACGTCGCAGGGAGTTTGTGATGCAG GTAAAGGTTGGGCATCACACTGCAGAAGGAGTGGGTACCAATAAGAAGGTGGCCAAGCGTAATGCTGCTGAGAACATGCTGGAGATCCTGGGGTTCAAAGTTCCCCAGGCGCAGCCTGCCAAGCCAGCACTCAAATCAGAAGAGAAG actcCAGTAAAGAAAccaggagatggaaggaaagtaACGTTTTTTGAACCTAGCCCTGGGGATGAAAATGGAACTA GTAATAAGGAGGACGAGTTCAGGATGCCTTATCTTAGCCATCAGCAGCTGCCAGCTGGAATCCTCCCCATGGTGCCAGAAGTCGCCCAGGCTGTCGGGGTTAGTCAAGGACACCACACCAAAGATTTCACCAGGGCAGCTCCAAATCCTGCCAAGGCAACGGTAACTGCCATGATAGCCCGAGAGTTGTTGTACGGGGGCACCTCGCCCACAGCCGAGACCATTTTAAAGAGTAACATCTCTTCAGGCCACGTACCCCATGGACCTCGCACAAGACCCTCTGAGCAACTGTACTACCTTTCCAGAGCCCAGGGATTCCAG GTTGAATACAAAGACTTTCCCAAGAACAACAAGAACGAGTGTGTATCTCTCATCAACTGCTCCTCACAGCCACCTCTCGTCAGTCATGgcattggcaaggatgtggagtcCTGTCATGATATG GCTGCACTGAACATTTTAAAGCTGCTGTCTGAGTTGGACCAACAGAGCACTGAGATGCCAAGAACAGGAAACGGACCAGTTTCAGC GTGCGGGAGGTGCTGA